The genomic DNA GAAGCGGTAGCTGAGATCCACGCCCAGCAGCCGGTCCGCCGCGCGCGCGGCGTCCACCACGCGCTGGTTCTCCTCCTGGGAGCGGCCGAGCGGCTTCTGGCAGAACACGGCCACGCCGCGCTCCAGGGCCTGGATGGACTGCTCGGCATGGAACGCACTGGGCGTCGCGATGACCAGCCCATCGAGCCCCAACTCCAGGAGCGCGTCGAGCGAGTCCACCCGCGCGCAGCCCGGCGCGAGCTTCTGGGCTTCCCGGGCGGCGGCCTCGCCGGGATCCGCCACCCCCACCACCTGGGCCGTCTCGCTCCGGATGATGGCCTCCATGCGGTGGCGTCCAATCCAACCCACGCCAAGGAAGCCGAGCCTCGGAGGGCGCTCGAGCCGCTGACCTGTCTGTCCATTCATACGGTGATGATCGCCTTGAGGAAGCCCTCGGGACGGGTGCGCATCGTCTCGAAGGCGAGGTTGAGTTCATCCAGTCCGAAGCGGTGGGTGAAGAGCGGAAAGGGATCGAGCCGTCCCGCGGAGACCTCGCCCACGGCGAGCCGGATGCCCTCCACGTAGACCCGGGGATCGCGCTCGTGCGCGTTGATGACGTCCAGGCCGCGCCAGTTCCACAGTTGCAGGTTCACCTGGCGGGGACCGTCCTGGTGGTAGCCCGCGATGATGAGCTTGCCGCGCTCGCGCGTGAGCTCGCCGGCCAGGTCGAGCGGCCACTGCTCGCCCACCACCTCGATGACCCGGTCGCAGAAGAAGCCCTGGGTGAGCCCCTTCACGCGCTCGATGATCTTGAAGTGGTCATCCAGGGGGATGCACTCGGAGGCGCCATACGCGCGCGCCAGCTCGAGCGCGTAGGGCCTGCGGGCGATGGCGATGACGCGCGCCCCGGCGTTCGCCGCCAGCCGCGTGACCAGCGCTCCGAGGAAGCCAATGCCGATGATGGCCACCGTCTGTCCGGCCTGGATGTCACTCCGGCGGAAGATGTTCATGGCGCAGCCCAGGGGCTCACCCGGGAAGGGCTTGCCCGTGAGCGAGGGCGGCAGCAGCACCGCCGAGTCCGCGCCCACCACGTCGTACTCGGCATAGGCCGCCGAGGACAGGGTCGCCACCCGGTGGCCCACCTGGAAGCCCGTCACGCCAGGGCCCACCGCGTCCACCACGCCCCAGCCCTCATGGCCCGGGGCCCCGGGCCGCATCGGATAGCGGAACCACTCACGCCCTTCCCAGACAGGAAGATTGGAACCACACACCCCACAGCCCTCGAGCTTCACCCGTACGGTGCCCGGGCCCGGCTCGGGTCGCGACACACGCTCGATCCGGGCGCCCCTGGGCCCGGCGAGCACCGCCGCCACCATTGTCGTGCTCGACATTCCCGCCTCCATCCGTCGTCGCCTCCAGAGAACCTGGGTGTGAAGGGTCCAATGTGCTCAACGCCTCGCGGGGGGCCATTGGACTCAAGGGCCGGGCAGGGCCTCCACCACGCCCGCCACGTGTCTCACGAAGCCCGGCACCCGCAGCAGGAGCCCCTCGCGCGTCCCCATCACCTCCTCCGTGTGGAGCTGTTCGCCCGTCACATCGTTCCACCAGGTGACGCGGTGGCGTCCGGCGGCGCCCTCCATCCGCACGGTGGCGCCTTCGACCGTGGAGCCGTAGCCCCGCTCCGCGCCCAGCACCCACAGCGCCTGATAACCGGGACGCCCGAGCACCCAGACC from Melittangium boletus DSM 14713 includes the following:
- a CDS encoding MDR/zinc-dependent alcohol dehydrogenase-like family protein, whose amino-acid sequence is MSSTTMVAAVLAGPRGARIERVSRPEPGPGTVRVKLEGCGVCGSNLPVWEGREWFRYPMRPGAPGHEGWGVVDAVGPGVTGFQVGHRVATLSSAAYAEYDVVGADSAVLLPPSLTGKPFPGEPLGCAMNIFRRSDIQAGQTVAIIGIGFLGALVTRLAANAGARVIAIARRPYALELARAYGASECIPLDDHFKIIERVKGLTQGFFCDRVIEVVGEQWPLDLAGELTRERGKLIIAGYHQDGPRQVNLQLWNWRGLDVINAHERDPRVYVEGIRLAVGEVSAGRLDPFPLFTHRFGLDELNLAFETMRTRPEGFLKAIITV